In the Marinobacter sp. Arc7-DN-1 genome, CTGGTCACCCTCAAGCCCGGTGAAAATGCCGGTGTCGAGGACATCCAGAATCATCTGATGCAGTTCGTGGACAGCGGTGAGATCAACAAGTGGGCCATCCCCCGGCAGATTGATTTTGTTGAGGATATCCCGAAGACCAGTGTTGGCAAGATCAACAAGAAGCTGATCCGGGATCAGTTGAAGTAACTTGCTGTGTGAAAAAGGGGTCAGATGAACGCTTTCATCTGACCCCATTTTCAGTCTTTACAGTCCGGAGAACGTAAAATCCACCTCCGGCGTGCGACCATCAATAATATCGGCCAGGGCCGCCGCCGAGCCGCAGGAGTGGGTCCAGCCCAGCGTACCGTGCCCGGTATTCAGGTAGAGGTTGGCGTAGTGGCTTTTGCCAATGTACGGAACGTTGGAAGGCGTGGCCGGGCGCAAGCCGGTCCAGAATTCGGCCCGGTCCCAATAGCCTGCCTCGGGCATCACTTCCGCGGTGCGGCGGACGATGGCGCGGCAACGGGTGTAATTGAGTTTTCGGCTGTAACCACTGAGTTCCGCCGTGCCCGCGACACGGATCCGATCGCCAAGACGTGAGTAAACCAGCTTGTATTCATCATCGGTGAGGCTGACCTTGAACGCCGCTTCTTCATTCCTGACCGGCACGGTAATGGAATAGCCCTTGGCCGGGTAGATATTCAGGAAGATACCCAGTTGCCGGGCCAGTGCGGCACTGTAACTGCCAAGGCTCAGAACGTAGGCGTCCGCCCGCAGTGTCTCATGGCGTCCATCAGTCAGTGCCTGAACGCCCAGCACTCGCTCACCCGCCTCTTCAAAACCGAGGATCCGGGTGCCGTATCGAAACGCCACACCCGCCTCCGCGCAACGCCGGGCCAGGTTCTGGGTAAACATCCGGGCGTCACCGGATTCGTCCTCGGAGGTGTAGGTTGCCCCTGCAATCCGGTTCCGGATGGGTTTCAGGGCCGGCTCCAGTTCAACCGCCTGATCGGCATCGATAATCTGGCGGTCGCAGCCAAGAGACTGCATGATCCGGGTAGGCTTTTTGGCACCCTCAAACTCGGCAGGATTGGTGTAGAAGTGCAAAATGCCTTTCTCGAGGTGGTCGTATTGCACATTGGCAACCTTGCGCAGCGCCTGTAACTGGCTACGGCTATAGGTACCCAGATTGACTATCTGACGAATATTGTGAGCTGCCCTGGCAGAGGTGCACTCCCCCAGAAAGGACAGCGCCCAGCGCCACTGGGCAGGGTCGAGCTTTGGCCGGAACAACAGGGGCGCATCCGGTTGGCTGAGCCATTTCAGGACTTTCAGGACAGCCGACGGTTTAGCCCAGGGTTCGGCGTGCGAAACGGAAATCTGACCACCGTTAGCGTAGCTGGTTTCCAGACCCGCCTGGTTCTGCCGGTCAACAACGGTAATCTGGTGCCCCTGCGTCTGAAGAAACCAGGCCGTTGTTACGCCCACGACGCCTGCACCCAAAACCAGTATATGCATGCTTGCCTCCGGTCAAACGGAACCCGCAACCCATGGGGGTATACCCCGGGGTTTTCCGGCCAGACTCCGGTCAATTTGGAACTTGGGATTTGTTGCTTGAGGGCACTATTGTAATGTGAGCGTCCGGTGATTGCGTGTTATACCATCAGCCACCGGCGCGCTTGACTGCCCAGCCCTTCTGCTCCAGCAGGGGCACCAGGATGTCTCGCTGATCACCCTGAATTTCAACAACGCCGTCTTTCACGGTGCCCCCGGTACCACACCTCGCCTTGAGAATCTTTGCGTAGGCCTTGAGTTCCTTGTCGTCCAGGGGAATGCCAGTGATCAGGGTCACGCCCTTGCCCTTGCGCCCTTTGGTTTCGCGGCTAACCCGGACAATGCCGTCTCCGGCGGGCCGCCTGGAATCACCGCAGGTGCAGTCAGCGACGGGGTTTCTGCAACCCGGGCACATTCGACCCAGCCCGGTTGAAAAAACCAGCCCGCCCTCAGATCGCTTCTTCATTCTGTCTCCGTGCTGCCTGTTTTGCTCACTCCATCTTTCAGTCAAGGCCGGGAGGATACTTGGTAAACATTTCAGCCACCAACTCGTCGATCAGCGCTCTCCGGGTTTCGGGCGACTGGTTCTCGTTCAGATAGCGGCGACTGGCAGCCCGCCATACAACCTGCTTGGACTTGCTGTCCGCCAGCTCGACCACCAGCTTACCCTCTTTGATTTCGCGAACCGGAGGCGGCGCGGACAACGCCCAACCAAAGTTCCCGTGGCCAAAGCCGAACCCCAGTCCCAGGCCAGTCTGCTCGAGTCTGTCCTCGGGAACAATCTGCCAGCTCACCAGCAAACCGGCTTCCGCCTCCGGAACCTGCAGCAGCGCTTTGCGATTAAGCTCCCTTTCAATGGCGCTCCGCACCCGGTTGCCGTCCAGGGAGACAAAGGAGGACTCCGTGCCAGGCACAAACGCCCAGGACGTGTAGTTTCCGAAAACCACAGACGAGTTGTAGTCTGTCACCACATTGCTGGCGCAACCGGTCATGGCCAGTGCGACTATCGACAACATCAGTAAACGCATCATCACTTCTTCCCTCAATGGAGGATTTAACTGATAACCAGTATACGCACAGGAAACGCGAAACGCGCGAGGGTGCCCTTCAGACCCATCACCTTTCAAAACTGTAATCCAGTTTCTGGGCATCGCAGAAGGCCCCGAATTGCTGCGCCCTGTTCTCCGGGACCGACACGCGGGCATGCACGGACGGACCGTAATCGACCGAGTCCACCGACGCGCCATGCAACTCGCACCAGTGTCTCAGAGGCTGCTCGTCGGCGAAAGACAGGGTAACCCGCGCCTCAATCACGGGCTGCCGGACAACCCGGTCTACCGCAGAAAGAACACGCTCGGCAGCACCCGCATAGGCCCGCACCAGTCCTCCGGCACCGAGTTTAATGCCCCCGAAATACCGGATGACCATCACAAGCACATCGCCCATATCCTTGTACTGAATCACATTCAGTATGGGCTTTCCGGCGGTTCCGGAAGGTTCGCCGTCATCGTTCATGGCGGCCTCGGCCGCGGAGCCGGGGCGGCCA is a window encoding:
- a CDS encoding D-amino acid dehydrogenase; this encodes MHILVLGAGVVGVTTAWFLQTQGHQITVVDRQNQAGLETSYANGGQISVSHAEPWAKPSAVLKVLKWLSQPDAPLLFRPKLDPAQWRWALSFLGECTSARAAHNIRQIVNLGTYSRSQLQALRKVANVQYDHLEKGILHFYTNPAEFEGAKKPTRIMQSLGCDRQIIDADQAVELEPALKPIRNRIAGATYTSEDESGDARMFTQNLARRCAEAGVAFRYGTRILGFEEAGERVLGVQALTDGRHETLRADAYVLSLGSYSAALARQLGIFLNIYPAKGYSITVPVRNEEAAFKVSLTDDEYKLVYSRLGDRIRVAGTAELSGYSRKLNYTRCRAIVRRTAEVMPEAGYWDRAEFWTGLRPATPSNVPYIGKSHYANLYLNTGHGTLGWTHSCGSAAALADIIDGRTPEVDFTFSGL
- a CDS encoding translation initiation factor Sui1, translating into MKKRSEGGLVFSTGLGRMCPGCRNPVADCTCGDSRRPAGDGIVRVSRETKGRKGKGVTLITGIPLDDKELKAYAKILKARCGTGGTVKDGVVEIQGDQRDILVPLLEQKGWAVKRAGG
- a CDS encoding DUF4136 domain-containing protein; translated protein: MMRLLMLSIVALAMTGCASNVVTDYNSSVVFGNYTSWAFVPGTESSFVSLDGNRVRSAIERELNRKALLQVPEAEAGLLVSWQIVPEDRLEQTGLGLGFGFGHGNFGWALSAPPPVREIKEGKLVVELADSKSKQVVWRAASRRYLNENQSPETRRALIDELVAEMFTKYPPGLD
- a CDS encoding YigZ family protein translates to MKKDYPVPAGYLERETEVKKSRFIARVAPVGSRDEVKAWLAQAQKDHPDARHICWAYQIGRPGSAAEAAMNDDGEPSGTAGKPILNVIQYKDMGDVLVMVIRYFGGIKLGAGGLVRAYAGAAERVLSAVDRVVRQPVIEARVTLSFADEQPLRHWCELHGASVDSVDYGPSVHARVSVPENRAQQFGAFCDAQKLDYSFER